One part of the Cinclus cinclus chromosome 20, bCinCin1.1, whole genome shotgun sequence genome encodes these proteins:
- the DHRS7C gene encoding dehydrogenase/reductase SDR family member 7C isoform X1, giving the protein MGIFSVLALPLLLLGISGIIYIYQSVRWLLSKSAVQNKVVVITDAISGLGKECSRVFHAGGARLVLCGRNWEKLEALYDALISVTDPSMSFVHQTYAPKLILLDITDISCIRDVAKEILNCYGCVDVLINNASMKVKGAVQSISLELDKKIMDANYFGPITLTKAILPNMISRRTGQIVLINSIQGKIGIPFRAAYAASKHAAVGFFDCLRAEMEEFDISVSTVNPTFICSYHRQPAPGNWEASIWKFFFRKVSYGVHPVEVAEEVLATVSRKKQEVLMANPIPRAAVYIRTFFPELFFAIVASGIREKLKTEEEN; this is encoded by the exons ATGGGTATTTTTTCTGTACTTGCTCTACCATTGCTTCTCTTAGGGATCAGtggaattatttatatttaccaGTCAGTCAGGTGGCTGCTGTCCAAGTCAGCAGTGCAGAACAAGGTGGTGGTGATCACAGATGCCATCTCTGGACTAGGCAAGG AATGTTCTCGTGTGTTTCATGCAGGAGGAGCAAGGCTTGTGTTGTGTGGCAGGAACTGGGAAAAGTTAGAAGCCTTGTATGATGCCTTAATTAGTGTGACAGACCCCAGCATG TCTTTTGTTCATCAGACATATGCACCAAAGCTGATACTTCTGGATATCACAGACATAAGCTGCATTCGAGATGTAGCTAAGGAAATCCTGAACTGCTATGGCTGTGTGGATGTGCTGATCAACAATGCAAGTATGAAGGTGAAAGGAGCAGTGCAGAGCATTTCACTGGAACTTGATAAAAAGATAATGGATGCCAACTATTTTGGACCTATAACATTAACCaaag CCATCCTTCCTAACATGATCTCAAGAAGAACTGGCCAAATTGTTCTAATTAATAGCATCCAAGGGAAAATAGGAATTCCATTTCGTGCAGCTT ATGCTGCTTCCAAGCATGCTGCTGTAGGCTTTTTTGATTGTCTTAGAGCTGAAATGGAAGAATTTGATATTTCTGTCAGCACTGTGAATCCAACCTTCATCTGTTCATACCATCGTCAACCAGCACCAGGCAACTGGGAGGCATCTATTTGGAAAT TCTTTTTCAGGAAGGTGTCCTATGGTGTGCACCCTGTGGAGGTGGCAGAGGAAGTCCTTGCCacagtgagcaggaagaagcAGGAGGTGCTCATGGCCAATCccatccccagagcagcagtttaCATTAGAACGTTCTTCCCCGAGCTGTTTTTTGCCATTGTTGCCTCAGGGATTAGGGAAAAGCTGaagacagaagaggaaaattgA
- the DHRS7C gene encoding dehydrogenase/reductase SDR family member 7C isoform X2 gives MGIFSVLALPLLLLGISGIIYIYQSVRWLLSKSAVQNKVVVITDAISGLGKECSRVFHAGGARLVLCGRNWEKLEALYDALISVTDPSMTYAPKLILLDITDISCIRDVAKEILNCYGCVDVLINNASMKVKGAVQSISLELDKKIMDANYFGPITLTKAILPNMISRRTGQIVLINSIQGKIGIPFRAAYAASKHAAVGFFDCLRAEMEEFDISVSTVNPTFICSYHRQPAPGNWEASIWKFFFRKVSYGVHPVEVAEEVLATVSRKKQEVLMANPIPRAAVYIRTFFPELFFAIVASGIREKLKTEEEN, from the exons ATGGGTATTTTTTCTGTACTTGCTCTACCATTGCTTCTCTTAGGGATCAGtggaattatttatatttaccaGTCAGTCAGGTGGCTGCTGTCCAAGTCAGCAGTGCAGAACAAGGTGGTGGTGATCACAGATGCCATCTCTGGACTAGGCAAGG AATGTTCTCGTGTGTTTCATGCAGGAGGAGCAAGGCTTGTGTTGTGTGGCAGGAACTGGGAAAAGTTAGAAGCCTTGTATGATGCCTTAATTAGTGTGACAGACCCCAGCATG ACATATGCACCAAAGCTGATACTTCTGGATATCACAGACATAAGCTGCATTCGAGATGTAGCTAAGGAAATCCTGAACTGCTATGGCTGTGTGGATGTGCTGATCAACAATGCAAGTATGAAGGTGAAAGGAGCAGTGCAGAGCATTTCACTGGAACTTGATAAAAAGATAATGGATGCCAACTATTTTGGACCTATAACATTAACCaaag CCATCCTTCCTAACATGATCTCAAGAAGAACTGGCCAAATTGTTCTAATTAATAGCATCCAAGGGAAAATAGGAATTCCATTTCGTGCAGCTT ATGCTGCTTCCAAGCATGCTGCTGTAGGCTTTTTTGATTGTCTTAGAGCTGAAATGGAAGAATTTGATATTTCTGTCAGCACTGTGAATCCAACCTTCATCTGTTCATACCATCGTCAACCAGCACCAGGCAACTGGGAGGCATCTATTTGGAAAT TCTTTTTCAGGAAGGTGTCCTATGGTGTGCACCCTGTGGAGGTGGCAGAGGAAGTCCTTGCCacagtgagcaggaagaagcAGGAGGTGCTCATGGCCAATCccatccccagagcagcagtttaCATTAGAACGTTCTTCCCCGAGCTGTTTTTTGCCATTGTTGCCTCAGGGATTAGGGAAAAGCTGaagacagaagaggaaaattgA
- the BLOC1S3 gene encoding biogenesis of lysosome-related organelles complex 1 subunit 3, which produces MAAPRPPRVVPGEASESDSEPELLVETAGEAPGAGLKVPGEASETEEEEEEEEEQRPKTPPVPAEEPAAVWGGGPSLLQQRLREGTGRLRGAVGSALRQSYGSAARSLGGLGGALGRAQVTAAAAAHCLRLARRDLRAVADTIDIVTGCHLLPDIRGQL; this is translated from the coding sequence AtggccgccccccgcccgccccgggtGGTGCCGGGCGAAGCCTCCGAGAGCGACTCGGAGCCAGAACTGCTGGTGGAGACGGCAGGGGAGGCCCCCGGAGCCGGGCTGAAAGTGCCGGGCGAAGCCTCCGAGAccgaagaggaggaggaggaggaggaggagcagaggccGAAGACGCCGCCGGTGCCGGCGGAGGAGCCGGCTGCCGTTTGGGGGGGCGGCCCCTCGCTGCTGCAGCAGCGGCTGCGGGAGGGCACGGGGCGGCTGCGGGGGGCGGTGGGCAGCGCCCTGCGGCAGAGCTACGGCAGCGCCGCCCGGAGCCTGGGCGGGCTGGGGGGAGCCCTGGGCCGGGCGCAGGTGACCGCCGCCGCAGCCGCGCATTGCCTGCGCCTGGCCCGCCGCGATCTGCGCGCCGTGGCCGACACCATCGACATCGTCACAGGCTGTCACCTCCTGCCCGACATCCGAGGGCAGCTCTGA